One Tolypothrix sp. NIES-4075 DNA segment encodes these proteins:
- the dnaX gene encoding DNA polymerase III subunit gamma/tau: MHTPLHLKYRPRTLDELAGQEYVQKTLINALVSGKIAQAYLFIGSRGTGKTSTARIFAKSLNCTASPKPTAHPCGECQSCRSIDKSTSLDVAEIDAASNNGVDDARSLIERSSFAPAIGRYRIFILDECHCLTPQAFNALLKCIEEPPAHVVFIFCTTEPHKVLPTITSRCQVFNFRALSISTIVEQLRFVAQKESIAIAYGAAKPNADEALVAIARTADGGLRDALQLLDQLSLLGVEITKSHVIELSGSVAESDLVAILEAIKIGNIFGLLQLSRSLLDNGKTPKLILSNLLTIYRDLLIVMASPKSQDLISGAISYSQLKQQATNWDYETISAGLTQLQKSENQLRNAAQPHLWLEVCLLGLVITRSEHSNNSNNGNGSKTALNSKRKSQPKVPTNNLTAIWNKVLESATPNNRSLLTHAELIELKSDFAVITVEAKYFHKFNCNAEKVEKMFQKATGARVTVSIKERRVK, translated from the coding sequence ATGCACACACCTTTGCACTTAAAGTACCGACCGCGCACATTAGACGAGTTGGCAGGTCAGGAGTACGTTCAAAAAACTCTTATCAATGCGCTCGTTTCAGGCAAAATTGCTCAGGCTTACCTCTTCATCGGTTCCAGAGGAACGGGTAAAACCTCGACAGCGCGGATATTTGCGAAGTCACTAAACTGTACTGCTAGCCCTAAACCAACTGCCCATCCCTGCGGCGAGTGTCAGTCGTGCCGCTCTATTGATAAAAGTACCAGTTTGGATGTTGCCGAAATTGATGCGGCTAGCAACAATGGGGTCGATGATGCCCGCAGTTTGATCGAGCGTAGCAGTTTTGCCCCAGCAATAGGGCGCTATCGAATTTTCATTTTGGATGAATGTCATTGTCTTACCCCACAGGCATTCAATGCTCTTTTGAAGTGCATTGAAGAACCACCCGCACACGTAGTATTTATTTTCTGCACAACGGAACCTCACAAAGTTCTGCCGACAATTACAAGCCGATGCCAAGTATTTAATTTTCGTGCTTTGTCCATTAGCACTATCGTAGAGCAACTTCGGTTCGTAGCCCAAAAAGAATCTATTGCGATCGCCTACGGCGCGGCGAAGCCGAACGCTGATGAAGCTTTGGTTGCGATCGCACGCACGGCTGACGGTGGATTAAGAGATGCTTTACAACTATTAGATCAGCTGAGTCTTTTGGGAGTTGAAATTACTAAAAGCCACGTTATTGAACTTTCAGGAAGTGTGGCAGAATCGGACTTGGTTGCAATCCTCGAAGCAATAAAGATTGGCAATATATTCGGGCTGTTGCAATTATCTCGCTCGCTCCTAGACAACGGCAAAACACCCAAACTGATTTTGAGCAATTTGCTCACCATCTACCGCGACTTGCTTATAGTTATGGCTTCCCCAAAAAGCCAAGACCTAATTAGTGGGGCAATTAGCTACTCCCAACTCAAACAACAGGCGACAAATTGGGACTACGAGACAATCAGTGCAGGGCTTACTCAGTTGCAAAAATCGGAAAACCAACTTCGCAATGCAGCCCAACCTCACCTTTGGCTTGAAGTCTGCTTGCTAGGACTGGTTATAACGCGATCTGAGCATAGTAACAACTCAAACAACGGCAACGGCTCAAAGACTGCATTGAATTCCAAAAGAAAATCTCAGCCGAAAGTTCCAACGAATAACCTGACTGCTATTTGGAACAAAGTACTGGAGTCCGCAACGCCTAACAATCGTTCTTTGCTGACACATGCTGAACTTATTGAATTGAAGAGTGACTTTGCTGTCATAACAGTCGAAGCAAAATATTTCCACAAATTTAATTGCAATGCCGAAAAGGTTGAGAAAATGTTCCAGAAAGCTACTGGAGCAAGA
- the dnaN gene encoding DNA polymerase III subunit beta encodes MQIICSQNDLSTNLSLVSHAVPQRPTHPVLANVLLVADKTLQQVHLTVFDLSLGIQTSFDAKVRTGGEITIPVEILSDIVERFPQGDITLNNQPVKADKPAQSEETVESLIATLTADSGRYQVRCLSAEEFPRIPVVTAQQAIHLPAETLKEGLRGSLFATSTDETKLILTGIHLKLEQDTLEFAATDGHRLAVLQASTQGIAPKKKQSNTTDDAPLSLSFTVPAKALRELERILDMRTSTEPVALYYKQEEEIVAFQWGKQRLVSRCLGEQYPAYPELLKHDFKQQIILEKVPLVKALERIAVLADKKEKTVKLYFNSDLQQLSLFMARDFGEGEELIPACISGESLYISFNVKYLLDGVKAIKSSEVQMQLTSPDGPAILVPFGNRDKPHVRIEAKYLLMPMSQ; translated from the coding sequence ATACAAATAATTTGCAGTCAGAATGACCTAAGCACAAATCTGTCACTAGTTAGTCACGCTGTTCCGCAACGTCCAACACATCCAGTGCTGGCTAATGTTCTCCTGGTCGCCGATAAAACGTTGCAGCAAGTGCATCTAACCGTATTTGACCTCAGCCTGGGAATTCAAACAAGCTTTGATGCTAAAGTCCGAACAGGAGGAGAAATTACTATCCCAGTCGAAATTTTGAGTGATATTGTTGAACGTTTTCCTCAGGGCGATATCACCCTAAATAACCAACCGGTAAAAGCAGACAAACCAGCGCAATCAGAGGAAACTGTCGAATCGTTAATTGCTACGTTGACTGCCGATTCAGGACGTTATCAGGTGCGGTGTCTTAGTGCAGAGGAATTTCCTCGCATTCCTGTAGTAACAGCACAACAAGCCATTCACCTACCAGCAGAGACTTTAAAAGAAGGATTGCGAGGTTCCCTATTTGCCACCAGCACCGATGAAACCAAACTAATCTTGACAGGTATTCATCTAAAACTGGAACAGGATACTTTAGAGTTTGCTGCCACAGATGGTCATCGGCTAGCAGTTCTACAAGCATCAACTCAAGGCATCGCTCCAAAGAAGAAACAGTCTAACACGACTGATGATGCACCACTGTCACTATCATTCACTGTACCCGCCAAAGCATTGCGTGAATTAGAACGGATTTTAGACATGCGTACTTCTACTGAGCCTGTGGCTTTATACTACAAACAAGAAGAAGAAATCGTCGCTTTCCAATGGGGAAAACAACGTCTGGTCAGCCGCTGTCTGGGTGAACAGTACCCAGCTTACCCAGAACTCTTAAAACACGACTTTAAGCAACAAATAATACTCGAAAAAGTTCCTCTAGTAAAAGCCTTGGAACGGATTGCGGTACTGGCTGACAAGAAGGAAAAGACTGTCAAGCTCTACTTCAACAGTGATTTGCAACAACTTTCGCTCTTCATGGCGCGAGATTTTGGCGAAGGAGAAGAATTAATACCAGCCTGCATTTCCGGGGAAAGTTTATACATCAGCTTCAATGTCAAATATCTGCTGGACGGAGTGAAGGCAATCAAAAGCTCTGAAGTACAAATGCAATTGACTTCACCTGACGGTCCGGCAATTCTGGTTCCCTTTGGCAATCGAGACAAGCCTCATGTGCGGATAGAGGCGAAGTATTTATTAATGCCAATGTCTCAATAG
- a CDS encoding ATP-dependent DNA helicase yields the protein MIQTLQTTSFSLTSQQLKALELMNEFLKSTKNIFLILGYAGTGKSTIIFQLIKLLVGRGKRIALTAPTNKAVRVLQRMASKNEIYGVDFFTIHQLLGLGLVRRGGNKVLEQTAPSMLSLFDLVFLDECSMVNKELWHWITESISRSLITNKQLILMGDPAQLPPVDEVKSLSFSVTDKAILTEVVRQGTDSPLLEFVTTCRKTVKSQKAFKPFSTYLPDKTNGAFMVKENTLLRYAFKKVSKNFAQNPDCFRILCWTNNKVDYYNSKIRAKIYGENAPRFIVGERLITRSPVTAPDGKSIILPTSTEIEVLDFCEDRYSSYKAWQLKVVTDEKTIRQIYVLHEDDTKRYKKDNAKLLQNAKKNPFLWKAYYNHLEVFADIRNCYALTVHNSQGSTFDEVGIDGRDLNKNDKVRECNQLWYVAASRARRRVFVVH from the coding sequence ATGATCCAAACCCTACAAACTACTTCCTTTAGTCTTACATCTCAACAACTCAAAGCTCTTGAGTTAATGAACGAATTTCTCAAAAGCACTAAAAACATTTTCCTTATCCTTGGATATGCTGGTACAGGAAAATCAACAATTATCTTTCAATTAATAAAGCTACTTGTTGGTAGAGGAAAGCGAATTGCCCTGACTGCACCAACTAATAAAGCAGTCAGGGTGTTACAACGTATGGCATCAAAAAATGAGATATACGGAGTAGATTTCTTCACCATTCATCAACTTCTGGGACTTGGATTGGTAAGAAGGGGTGGCAATAAGGTTTTAGAACAGACCGCTCCTTCCATGCTCAGTTTATTTGACCTTGTTTTCCTTGATGAATGCAGTATGGTCAACAAAGAGCTTTGGCATTGGATTACTGAAAGTATCAGTCGGTCTTTAATCACAAATAAGCAACTAATTCTTATGGGCGATCCAGCGCAGTTGCCTCCAGTCGATGAAGTTAAATCGCTTTCTTTCAGTGTAACTGATAAAGCGATTTTAACTGAAGTTGTTCGACAAGGTACTGATAGCCCATTATTAGAATTTGTTACAACTTGTAGAAAAACAGTTAAAAGTCAAAAGGCTTTTAAACCTTTCTCAACGTATTTACCAGACAAAACTAATGGAGCATTCATGGTTAAAGAAAATACCTTGTTGAGATATGCGTTTAAGAAAGTCTCGAAAAATTTTGCCCAAAACCCAGATTGCTTTCGGATTTTGTGCTGGACTAACAACAAAGTTGATTACTATAACTCAAAGATACGGGCAAAAATTTACGGAGAAAACGCACCTAGATTCATTGTTGGTGAAAGATTAATTACCAGAAGTCCAGTTACGGCTCCTGATGGAAAATCTATCATTTTACCAACTTCAACAGAAATTGAAGTCTTGGACTTTTGTGAAGACCGATATTCTAGCTACAAAGCTTGGCAATTAAAGGTAGTGACGGATGAAAAAACAATTCGTCAAATTTACGTTTTGCATGAAGATGATACCAAAAGGTATAAGAAAGATAATGCAAAATTGTTGCAGAATGCCAAAAAGAACCCTTTCCTTTGGAAAGCCTATTACAACCATCTTGAAGTATTTGCGGACATTCGTAATTGTTATGCGCTTACTGTGCATAACAGTCAAGGCAGCACTTTTGACGAAGTGGGAATTGATGGACGTGACCTGAACAAAAACGACAAAGTTAGAGAATGCAATCAATTGTGGTACGTCGCTGCGAGTCGTGCACGTCGTCGAGTTTTCGTTGTTCATTAA